In Erigeron canadensis isolate Cc75 chromosome 8, C_canadensis_v1, whole genome shotgun sequence, the DNA window ACCATCTACGATGGGTTTCCAGGCATCAATATGTTCCTTTGACCATATACTAGGAGTATCCTTAAATCTTAAACCAAACACAAAACTGTTAAAATTCATGAAGAGGttgtaaaccaaaaaaaaaaggtcacatAAGATGTATGCAAGACatattcaaatgatttttccAACATGTATACATTTAAAATGTCATCATTAGAAATACACGTTCATAGAACATCATATGAAATGTTCCAGAATATGTTATGGGGTACTCACCCTTGGGCAGCACTCGATATCACGGTAGCTTCAGCAATTAAAAGGCCACCATTAGTAGTTCTCTGAGAGTAATATAAAGTAGCATGTGATTGAGGAAAACTGTTGTAAGATCTGAACCTCGTCATCGGCGTCAAAACAATCCTAGTTAAGATCAAATAAAACTAAGCAGAATGAGACCATGTATAGGTAGCCTGTATAGCCGATGGGGCCGAAGATATGAATTGATGGAGTATCTACAAGTTGTAAGTTATGACTTCAAATATATTTGAAGGTTAAAAAGAGATCAAATTGAAGGGAAGGAACCTAACCTGTGATGAAGTTGAAAATGCCCCATTTTGTAAGGGGTCAAAAGAGGGACTTGTTCTCTTTCTTGGTTTTCCATTTTGCCTTTCTACTGAATCTAAAATGAAATCAAGCAAATCTGTAAATTATTTATAGCATTATGTTTCTTGATTAAAGAATTTGAACTTCTTGTGACAGGGAATTACAGAAAAAGGAATGGTGTTGGTAGGCCTAATTATTATTGGGAGCAAATTTCAACCAAAAGAAGCAATATATTTTAAGTGGTCTAGATCAATCACTTCATTTGGATGCAGCTTCACATATAAGTATCTACCTAAAACCCATAAATATATACCCCAAAGTTGCTGGATTTTTTTCTTCTCACCTAAATTCATTAATAATGGAtttgtctttcaacaaaatacaaataaatacacACACTGAAATCCATTTACATAGTGATATGCCTCATGGGTTGAGTTTGCCGGAAAAAGAAGCTGGAGGAAACGATGGTGTTACCAGTGACGACCATCAACTCGGAAAAAGCACTACTGGAGTAGATCAAGTGAGATCGAAAATCTGCCATCGATGTGACAATTGACTTCTTTTGTATAATGTTGGTGGAAGATCGGAATATGCTTTATTCGTTGGAAAAATAAGATTGGATTCCGGTCAAGCCATGAGGCCGCCGCCGCACGCTGCTGCTGCTCtttggttttcttttcttttgtctgtcaTATGCACTGCTGATGTTCGCTGCAACCTTTACAATCAAGGGATCGATTGTTTCAACTTGATGGATAGTtatcttgacctttggattgaaattaaatgtcaagatttaaagataatttttaaattttgaacttaattttaataACGGTCAAAATGTGTCTAGTTATGTTAGGCAACTTAAGAGAACCCCTCCTAGTATCTATACTAGTACATAAAACAAATTACTCAAAACAAATTACTCTTCTTCCTATAAGcaattaacattttaaaaatatcatataatctctcttctttatttattaatttaaacatttttatctatatacctataatatctttaataaaataacttaCAACATATATCTTTTAACCCTTAAATAGACATATCTATctctcttacatcaattaattttacattcaccgccaccaccaccactactgaCGACGTCACTAGTACACCGTCGTCGCTATCACCATCGTCACTATATCGTGTGGGCATAcatctagtatatataaatacaatcaataatataaaaaattaaagtacATGCACTGATATgtaattaacataaataaacaaatagttTACAGAGGctaatatgtaaataaataaatgtaattaacaataaataaaatattttaaaaaatagaatagATCAATAGACGTGTTGCTTTCTTcttcatacatatacatacatacatatatatataaaattttctaCGGATCgtaactaaacaaaaaaaaaccatattatTGTGGGTCCTCCACTTTTTTACAACCAATCAAAGTCTCTCTCCCCTTTCTCTCCCTTTTTCATTTCGTTGGTGTTCATACCGATTTTGATCATCTCTCTCATGCGGGAAAATGGTGGCGGCAATATACTTGCGCAACACCATTAGCGGTGAACCCAAACCTTGCTTCCAGTCCCTCTCCTTTTAAGATGGTTTATTGAGTTAATGACATAAAATGATCATGTGGTTTGTATAAATTcgtggtttggtttttttttttaatttattttgtaaatttcaTCCTTAATTCAAGTTTTTGTTAACAGTTTACATCTTTTCAATACCATCAAACTCTTTTTATAAATTCAAGTTTTATTTGTGGATTGAGTTTGGAAAAAAgaaatgtatattttttcattaaatttatttaataatgttAAAGCTGGTGAAATCAAGAGTGATTATTTAGAGGTTTTTTTAAAagaacatattttttttctttataaaatttaaaaaagagtACTCGCACGATACGACAATGACGATGGTAGTTGCGGTGGTGTCGGGGATGAGTAGTGTATTTACTGATGTAAAATGGATAATGTATTTCTTTTAGGAATTAAGCATAGATGTTGtaaattagttttattatattttaagtatatattatttgtatgtCAAGTAGAGATATTCAAAACAATGAatacgttttttttttgaaaagtaaacaaTGAATAAGATAGAGATGTATTTTATAGTTATCAATTTAttagttggaaaaaaaaggaataaaCATGTATATTGTAAAATATAGATGTAGGTAGATATGAGTAAAATGATACTTGGAAAGGTGATAATCGTACTTATTATTTACTAAACCAGTGCACTAgtaatatattatttctttatgtTTAGTGTTGTTGATTTAtagtaaaaagaaaacataagagTATGTGGCATGAGAAATTTCATAAAAGAGACGTCTTTCGACATGTGGAGCCATGTCAGCAAACTTAGCATCTTGTAAGGGTTGGACAACTTTAGTGGGTGGGGGGTTATCAACAAGTGTCAGAACATGAGTGATGGAATGCTAGAATGTTTTAtggtaaaaaagaaaagaagaagaagaagaaagagcgACAAGTTGGTCAACGATTGTGCCCAACTGTGGAGAACAAAGACAGGGACCGAAACGCCTACAGATTTGATGTAGAAGGCGTCCTCCGGGCGTTTTGGGGCGGAGAAGGGGGGATGACATCTTGTACCGTATAGTTTAAGATGTATGTTATAGAAGATCCGTCTCATCTAGCTAGCTTTTTCAAAGAGAGGCAATCGTGATTTTTTAGaagtaacattaaaaataaaaaacgtgattttaaaaaaaaagtttttatctataaaaaaaaaaaaaaactcagttttaaaattaattactatactttaaaaactgttttttagtaaaaaagtaaaagttttaaaaagttttcaataaTTAAGCCCAATATTTTAAACACATTTTTAATGAAACTGGACAAAAGATTTTCTACAATTTAAAAAGGTAGTTATTGGAAATGGATTGCAATTTgacacatgatttttttttcttttcatttaacaaAGGCTTAAAATGAGCCAAGTGTTTTGATGAAACAACATGaccaaaaataattctttttgtaaattaaaacataataaattaatgataataacaatgagggtgtttttaaaaacaactttaaaaaaagataattaaagtaaatagagttataaaattatcataaaaaatagttgagaaattttaatataagaagtttaatttttttattttatgttcaaTTTAATTTAACCCTTTTTTCCAtataattacaagaaaagaaagaattgaAAATCACGTCGGCATTGAGCCACTCGGACGTGTAAGTATATAGTAGTATCGTGTAGTGGATAACAAAACAGATAAGCCACACATTTTGGACCTCTCTTGACCCTTTTTTATTTCCTTCCATTTTTTTCTCTCACACTCTTCcttccttctttctttctttgttaacCCTTTATGATTCATACTCATCGAGTATTCACATCCTGCATTATATTATAGTAAGATCAATGGCTGCTGTTGCTTCACTTTCTTGCTGTGGAGTgaatccatcatcatcatcttctgaaaCAAAAATTCGAGCCCAATCAATTTCTTGGTCTCGCTCCCTTCTTTCCTTGAAGCTTCTTCCTGCTACTTGTCTGCACCCCATAAACATTCACTCCACTTCTCGACTCGTTGTTCAATGCATGTCCTCTACTACTACTGGATCAGGCAAGTTTCCTTATTCTAATTAATATCCTTTTAATTTTTccgcacatatatatattgacaatGTAGCAGTAGGGTATGTATTCATTTTGGTTAATTATCGTAGAATATTAACAAAACCCCCTTTAGGTATTGcacattatctatatctatactacgaGTATAATATAAAGCAAATTTGggtttttggtgaattttaagtttctaacatttacattaaaaaccaaattacatcaataacctacgcTGCtcgccacattgcgcgggtactgtTCTAGTTGATATATACATTTTGAAATTGTGTTGTTATAACTTCTGCAACAACTGCTATTTAAggttttttgtttataaaaaaaaagcttttcgTTTGTTGTTTTTTTGACTTTACAACTTACAAGTACCGATTAAGGTTTTTCCAAAACTTATATTAAAATAGAATGTATCAAAAATAAGTTATGAATAGCAAAGAGGATGAAAGACTTATAGTATATTGTTATTTAATGTTAGTATGTTACTAATGGTGTTAGTGTATTGGAACTATATGTAACACAACAATTGATGAACGTTAGCTAGCCGGAGTGTTACTTTTGATGgttgtatgtatttttatagACATTGGATTTGTAATTCAGTTGCACCACCTGTGTCCGAGACCAAATTGAAATTTCTGACTGCTTATAAACGTCCCATACCAAGTATCTACAACTCCGTCCTGCAAGAACTAATTGTGCAACAACATCTCATGAGATACAAAAAGACTTATCGTTATGATCCCGTATTTGCTTTGGGTTTTGTTACCGTTTATGATCAACTTATGGAAGGATACCCAAGTGATGAGGACAAGGAAGCCatctttcaagcttatgttaaGGCACTAAATGAGGACCCACAACAGTACAGGTCTGTCACTAAATTCTGACCTCGATTCGGCTCACAATTGACATAAAGGTCTTTAATTTTGACCGGTTTTATGACTCAAGAATTTATGCCATGAACTGCAGGGCTGATGCAGAAAAATTGGAAACGTGGGGACGTGCCCAAAACCCGAGTACATTGGTTGACTTTTCATCTAAAACAGG includes these proteins:
- the LOC122611327 gene encoding protein THYLAKOID FORMATION1, chloroplastic; protein product: MAAVASLSCCGVNPSSSSSETKIRAQSISWSRSLLSLKLLPATCLHPINIHSTSRLVVQCMSSTTTGSVAPPVSETKLKFLTAYKRPIPSIYNSVLQELIVQQHLMRYKKTYRYDPVFALGFVTVYDQLMEGYPSDEDKEAIFQAYVKALNEDPQQYRADAEKLETWGRAQNPSTLVDFSSKTGEVEDELKDIAERAGGNGSFSYSRFFAVGLFRLLELANATDPTILEKLCAALNINKKSVDRDLDVYRNLLSKLVQAKELLKEYVEREKKKLEERSKPQTANEAVKNCIAENLYV